Within the Salvia hispanica cultivar TCC Black 2014 chromosome 4, UniMelb_Shisp_WGS_1.0, whole genome shotgun sequence genome, the region GCTTAGGGCGTCGCGTAGGGTGTCCCATCGTGGATGCCCTAAGTAGCTACGAACTGATTGAATTTTGgtgatttttttgtcaatttacACTATTATGTTTAACGTTGGTTGTGATTTatgtagtactacttattaataaatctacttaaaaaatgttgaaccttaataaaaaaattttataaatttcagtTAACATTTAATCAAGATTTGCGGGTATTGTATgatcttaatttattatttagacTTTTAAGTCGTCGTCCAACTCTCATGGTATATGGCCTCATTTCTCACTTCATAATTCCTCCTATTTTTATGTACAATctatttgtttctttattgAGTTTATCAATATAGATGATATTACAAGTCagaaaaatgataatctaAAACGACACGTAATTAAAATCGGGACATGTATTTATTTCTGTGCAATAACTACAATTATTATTGgataaagattttaaaaaaacaaaaaaaaacataggaCTGtgatggagtatttgttatgtaaattaatgtggtatttataaaatttcaaaaagtatTCGTGTGAATACACGTGCTTAGTTTTTTTGTAACTTTCTcaaattgatttgaataagctgaattaataattataaaacgATCAGGGATCCATTCCTGCCTTTAGATATGGAGCAGCTTTATACGTATGAAATGATCAGGGATCGATTCCTCTCTTTGGTCAGCTGTCTCACTCATTTAGATACATATGAATCAGCGCGAGAAATAGTTACAGTGCCGATGGATATACTCTTGGTAATtaccaaataataataattatcaagatgataaataataataatagagtagtgataaaatgcaaacttatatatggtacaaactcaaaactcctcaacacagcttcaacactgtttcaatacaatatcaacacagtgtaaaatttcaagattttaatgtcaacatagtatcaacataatatcaacacaacatcaatcattgactaccgttgaaattctgttgacattttcctattGATGCTTTTTAGTGATCtcttgacatttttcaatggtccagattaTAGtattgagtttgtacaatatttagagttttcattttatcacattccaataataataataatagttttGGGAAAacaaataaggataaaattaTTAGAATCAAATGGTGCATTCTCAGTCAAATATTCGCTGTCGTTGCTTAGTTAAAATGATAATGACGTGATTAACATAATCTGACTAGtgactatatttattttaccatCCCCTGTCACAAACGTTAGATTATATCTTACGTATGAGAGAGACTTTGAAATTCGATACTACTCTATTTTATCTATAGCATTATTGAAGATGGAGTTTTAATTTCAAAGACAATTTTAGAGTAAAATGTTATTAATGGTCAATTAAATAgcattgaatttgaatatgacacattacatttaatttaaaatataacaatttgTTCGTTGtgaaaattttacaataaaagttattttaattacatgttatcaaaaaaaatactccttaTCAATTTAGTGGTGGTTAATTAGGCActaaacaaattataattaattaaatcatttacTGTAAATTAACATAACTTGTTTATATCaaatacatgaaaattaatagatgtatatattttgtgtaaaatgtgggaaaaataaaagaacgaaatgaaaaaaactaCTAACATATACTCCACAAATTTAATCGATACGACCAATCTTTAAATTATCtacaaatggagtatatattttgaatactATATGTATAATCAAAGATCATTCaatgattttatattcttttaattttaaaattcataataaatatttttaaaccgtattataatgaaatagaaaaaaatgtgtttttgtgtaaaaaaagggaaatcaTGAGATATCCAGCATAAAAGTtataagaatattaaaaaatatacataggTATACTGTATACATTTGTCATTACATTATGAGCTAAGATCATAAAATGAAGTGGGCAATAAAATTAGATGTCTAGATTCAATAGTCAAATGTCAAAGATGTGTACTATTTTATTGactgtcttttttatttacactCTCATACTTAGAGAGAACATTTttgtaattgaattttaaatttgtcatATCCGACCAATATGGTTTAATCAGTGGTGATTATCAAAACTATAACTGGAtatttgagtttgaattttatcAATATCTTTAGGTCTGTTTgatacttaaataaaaaatgatgaaaaatcaaatggagttaaagaagagattTATTGGTTTTTCTAATATGGAGTATCAAACATTTGGATAAACTCATAAATCAagaccttttttttttacttttctagAGTATCAAGGTTTTAGAGAGTATTTTAAGATACATAATCAAGACCAACTATACTATTCAAACGTTCAAAATCAATGGtgattattaataaattagtgtttaatgaTGCATCTTATATTTAAGTAATCACTAAATATAAAAGGTTAGACTTAATAAGTTTGAAACGCAATTTGTAAGCATTTTCGCCTTGATTTAGCAATGTGGAGACAAGTATAGTgcacatattaattattaaatgagGTAAAGAATTCTACAAAAGCAGCTGAGATGAAAGACTGGCAATTAGGGGAAATTAAGgtcattaaattaattcatacaATGTCGTATTAATGCGTTTACTTTGAGCCCactattcaaattcaaattgaaaatgaggaaGACTACTACACCATATCAACACTATATTAGATCACATATATATTAGATCAATTGATACacttgaattgaaaaaaaattcaaatgactTGTGACACtaagtttaaatttaatttgaaataaatctAGACGCTTTAGTGTTTTCTCATTGACAAGTTGggtgattaataattttttaaataattaatactccgtATAAATCATCCTtcttttatcaacaaaaaaaaactctacaaatttataaactGATTAGTGTCAGAATATAGTACTTACTTTGCGTACCTAAACTCCTTGTGCTAATTGAATTTCAACATTTGAATAATCAAACTCTATACAAAGCCTACTTCAGAAAAAAAAGACTAAAACCATTAACATAGGTCCAACTAATGATTCGAAATTAAAgcccattttaatttaaataaattatggtCTCAATTTAACTAATCACAGCCCAATACTATTCACTTAGGTCTTTATTGGTTCCTAGACCACGATTTCTCTTGCATGACTCTCTATATCTTGTTATCTCTGCCGCTCAAAAAAAGATCATGGCAAAAATAGGCTCTTGTTCAAGTCTAGGGGGTCAACCACCCCTCTTGCCCCATAGATCTGGCGTTATATGAAATCGATGTGCAAAAGCCCGAGATAGTGGCAGAAACGAGGTCGTAGGCGTCCCCACAACATGTTCGGTCACATGCCCACTAAACCATcattaattgcaaaaaaatcGAATGTTTTATTGTGGGTTGCAGCCTAAGTAAGCAATCCCTTTTATTGCAAGACAATCACCTTAACAAGCCATAATTTCACCCTAGGAAAAAAACAACATCTTCCAAAACATTCTCAACTATTATTCCAACAATTCGTACTATAATTCGAGTTTAGTATTATCAAGTTACGTCGTTTGGTGTGGTACTTCTCTGTCCATGCATTACTAAGTCAATCAACACCTTTTGGCTTCAACATCATGATGCCTTTGCTTATTTATGATAGTACTTCTTTTTCCATTCATTACTAAGTCAACATTAAGCACCgaattaaagaattaaaattagatttatttgtgaaagaaataaacaagaaattgCCATTTGCCAAATTGAAATTGCATTACAAAATGAGACTACATGTCATTAGGCcctctactactactactactactcatCTAAATCACTAGAAGAGATGTCACTTGAAGATGATGACGAAGACGAAGGCAGAAACGGCGTCGTTTGAGCAATGGAATGTCCTAACTCTGCTGCCCCATGATTTCTTGCTCTCATCCTCCTTTGGTACAAACGGCAAACAACCCAATTCCCCACTTTCATCATCAGCCTCTGCAAAACATAAATACCATAAAATCTTAGTCCAATTCAGACAAcaacattttcaaaaaaaatcaaatcaaatgttAGTACAAAGTGTGAATTACCTGATCCAAGAATGGTGTCTTGAGATGGCCAACAATAGTGAATTCTTGCATAATCCATTGAGTCTTCATGTTCCTACCCtgataaaaaacaaatgttttCATCATTCCAATCACATGATTGCTCTCTCCAGCCACAATCTGC harbors:
- the LOC125222715 gene encoding NAC domain-containing protein 83 translates to MEIANLPIGFRFNPTDAELLYYLKKKVLSLPLPANVIPELEAFQFNPWDLPGGLNENRFFFCKRKKNLMSKCSSFSTDCGYWKSSGKEKQIVAGESNHVIGMMKTFVFYQGRNMKTQWIMQEFTIVGHLKTPFLDQRLMMKVGNWVVCRLYQRRMRARNHGAAELGHSIAQTTPFLPSSSSSSSSDISSSDLDE